One Halobaculum roseum DNA segment encodes these proteins:
- a CDS encoding ABC transporter permease, with protein MSRRAFLVRRIGWAVFVAWVVITGMFLALVAAPDHNLSILQYGLPADEARRVAEQYRERMHYDEPLLRRYAHWMWELGTFQFGRSYVQGRPVNAILAPALRLTLLYLVPGVALASLAGVLGGLAASLWRGTVGRVASAFGHLGAAFPAFLLAEALALLAAGEAGAIARWNPDVGAFAGSNPTVLAVAVGVVATTLGATLLQYAAAETDSVAGTPFVKRLRANGAPPRRIAAHVLRNAAPPLVALFSIRVLAVLLLGVYLVEAALGIPGFGEVTLTAIRDRDIAVVLAATLITTLLGVFGTLVEDVVTVTIDPRSGSE; from the coding sequence TCGTGATCACCGGGATGTTCCTCGCGCTCGTCGCCGCCCCGGACCACAACCTCAGCATCCTGCAGTACGGCCTCCCGGCGGACGAGGCCCGCCGCGTCGCCGAGCAGTACCGCGAGCGGATGCACTACGACGAGCCGCTGCTTCGGCGATACGCCCACTGGATGTGGGAGCTGGGGACGTTCCAGTTCGGCCGGTCGTACGTCCAGGGTCGGCCGGTGAACGCCATCCTCGCGCCGGCGCTGCGGCTCACCCTCCTGTATCTCGTCCCGGGGGTCGCCCTCGCGTCGCTGGCGGGCGTTCTCGGGGGACTGGCCGCCTCGCTGTGGCGCGGCACCGTCGGCCGCGTCGCCAGCGCGTTCGGTCACCTCGGCGCCGCCTTCCCGGCGTTCCTCCTCGCGGAGGCGCTCGCGCTGCTGGCGGCCGGCGAGGCGGGCGCGATCGCGCGCTGGAACCCGGATGTCGGCGCGTTCGCGGGGTCGAACCCGACGGTCCTCGCCGTCGCGGTCGGCGTCGTCGCGACGACGCTTGGGGCGACGCTGCTGCAGTATGCCGCCGCCGAGACCGACTCCGTGGCGGGGACGCCGTTCGTGAAGCGCCTCCGGGCCAACGGCGCGCCGCCGCGACGGATAGCCGCGCACGTGCTCCGCAACGCCGCCCCGCCGCTGGTCGCGCTGTTCTCCATCCGCGTGCTCGCGGTCCTGCTGCTCGGGGTCTACCTCGTCGAGGCGGCGCTCGGGATCCCCGGGTTCGGCGAGGTGACGCTGACGGCGATCCGCGACCGCGACATCGCCGTCGTGCTCGCGGCCACGCTGATCACGACGCTGCTGGGGGTGTTCGGGACGCTCGTCGAGGACGTCGTGACCGTGACGATCGACCCCCGTTCGGGATCGGAGTGA
- a CDS encoding class I SAM-dependent methyltransferase has protein sequence MPTDERTGPGTEALLLLRAARRTGVLEALLSSAGTPAEVAAETEVAEPEARRLVGTLADLGFFEVVGDEYEPTNRALGLLAKRDVRSIGSIPHELDRLDELVGLPETLETGVPPERHGDWEANALGAHYATDEATVRACVTAAVRAAADAESVVNLCGGSGVYAREFAARGLDATLVASPATAERLGRVHGDDVRVHEGVPATLDPGFDVAFLGDALSAMDPPEARATCAVAADLLGGDGAVVATDVFDAGDAGDDRGEAAVAAAVHGLASGHGGAHPPEAVRDWFTEAGLSDVRVSAIPGTDRHAAVGDMG, from the coding sequence ATGCCGACCGACGAGCGGACGGGGCCGGGGACCGAGGCGTTGCTGCTGCTGCGGGCAGCCCGCCGAACGGGCGTGCTGGAGGCGCTGCTGTCGAGCGCCGGTACCCCGGCCGAGGTCGCCGCCGAGACCGAGGTCGCCGAGCCGGAGGCGCGGCGACTGGTCGGGACGCTCGCGGACCTGGGCTTCTTCGAGGTCGTCGGCGACGAGTACGAGCCGACGAACCGCGCGCTCGGCCTGCTCGCCAAGCGCGACGTGCGCTCGATCGGATCGATCCCCCACGAGCTCGACCGCCTCGACGAGCTGGTGGGCCTGCCCGAGACGCTGGAGACGGGCGTCCCGCCCGAGCGCCACGGCGACTGGGAGGCGAACGCGCTGGGCGCCCACTACGCCACCGACGAGGCGACCGTCCGCGCGTGCGTCACCGCGGCCGTGCGGGCCGCCGCCGACGCAGAGTCCGTCGTCAACCTGTGCGGCGGGTCGGGCGTGTACGCCCGGGAGTTCGCCGCCCGCGGCCTCGACGCGACGCTGGTCGCGTCGCCGGCGACAGCCGAGCGGCTCGGCCGGGTCCACGGCGACGACGTTCGGGTCCACGAGGGCGTCCCCGCGACGCTGGATCCCGGCTTCGACGTGGCGTTCCTCGGCGACGCGCTCTCGGCGATGGATCCGCCCGAGGCGCGCGCGACCTGCGCGGTCGCCGCCGACCTCCTCGGCGGCGACGGCGCCGTCGTCGCGACGGACGTGTTCGACGCCGGCGACGCCGGCGACGACCGCGGCGAGGCGGCGGTCGCGGCGGCGGTCCACGGGCTCGCGAGCGGCCACGGCGGGGCCCACCCGCCCGAGGCCGTGCGCGACTGGTTCACCGAGGCCGGGCTGTCCGACGTGCGGGTGTCGGCGATCCCCGGGACGGACCGCCACGCCGCCGTCGGCGACATGGGCTGA